Proteins encoded together in one Candidatus Sericytochromatia bacterium window:
- a CDS encoding PilZ domain-containing protein — MYADHITINQALRLRIGEETLKGLIVNMGADAMLVASTSREKPAAEPGTPVQGEVFTPEGLYHFTSKLIGVQMMPVMVLILERPRAMRRVQRRREARYDVSMPGLLIYISAEHTINAPVEISNISFGGAEILAPDAPPVGMHSVLLMRQDENEISAIVRVIHAGPIEGGQRIGVAFVEMSRKEVEFLHRFIALLAGSGETLHGPV; from the coding sequence ATGTACGCCGACCATATCACCATCAACCAAGCGCTGCGCCTGCGCATCGGCGAGGAGACGCTCAAAGGTCTCATCGTCAACATGGGGGCGGACGCGATGCTGGTGGCCAGCACCTCGCGTGAGAAGCCGGCCGCCGAACCTGGCACGCCCGTGCAAGGCGAGGTCTTCACGCCGGAGGGGCTGTATCACTTCACCTCCAAGCTGATCGGCGTTCAGATGATGCCCGTGATGGTGCTCATCCTGGAACGGCCACGCGCGATGCGACGGGTGCAACGCCGCCGAGAGGCTCGTTATGACGTCAGCATGCCGGGGTTGCTGATTTATATTTCGGCCGAACACACCATCAACGCACCGGTTGAAATTTCCAACATCAGCTTTGGAGGCGCCGAGATCTTGGCCCCGGATGCGCCGCCGGTCGGCATGCACAGTGTGCTCCTGATGCGTCAGGACGAGAACGAGATCAGTGCCATCGTGCGCGTGATCCATGCGGGCCCGATCGAAGGGGGGCAGCGAATCGGCGTCGCCTTCGTGGAGATGTCGCGCAAGGAAGTCGAATTCCTGCATCGCTTCATCGCCCTGCTCGCGGGAAGCGGTGAAACGCTGCACGGGCCTGTTTGA